In one Culex quinquefasciatus strain JHB chromosome 2, VPISU_Cqui_1.0_pri_paternal, whole genome shotgun sequence genomic region, the following are encoded:
- the LOC6035894 gene encoding nuclear exosome regulator NRDE2, giving the protein MSLFPAYSATTSSSIEAPQPPAPQENLSWLTNQSFIPFPSQPQQDASSDSSGPEDHKPRPSSSRKHKKSKKKHRKRKRSRSSSSSSPEVVVEPVPAVNISEQEFYTDVSALRIYLTVETLHRPACPKYRRGSFRVLGGGAVAKPVPSQRRRSVRYFRRGKKELNGGGGVGGEGLGERGVREREMELEKAARADESSGGWIEYLRFREEHPVHLDSYQNSKGELAIVERGLREHPDDPKLLELYLGGIVKVYPTDEVLELIQKMIAKDNTNFLLWEALIDNKQLSMAQCIVPNVLKLYEKSVRSLFMAKRSDEVMLKLFKKCALFCRQAGLWEMFFGLVELNIGMNISSSFAGAKSLFSSPEHFNQLIEYEELVLKSGLPMNEIWLRVEKLRNAFHFLPFRGPNMCSDPQRMVLHEDIVGFVYPLINKEYAFDLVILILKLMKYPFESVAFESCGSFFQPESYEEDHSEQLLPLFLDVTRNRKHDQIILNLIKELNTPPSFVNTNLAFESYLELLRQVLIASAEYFSDEKNIILLLFYLKLERILVVFDRISGHLTEPRKKATRSRVKNLLKKSKYQNDLNFYIEYGLIEYEMDGLESNCLNIFDTSVRVFCAQDDLLADNDLYSLVLKSVELLLKENRKSQAIYLLTKLALNPKQVSFTCSDAISDPTKLLALQKFNDRVTRALPVDDQVEILLLPQYFTHSFLINTLKAYLYYHALVKSKAETTRKLEGFLFHFNDRANPRQTFIREQLFTIFLTIADFRLDEFTNTCFLAIVDRVLHEFPANLTAIRLCAFSESLTWFQLRTILGKHLTTKSVLLLVTTARIRNLYSTQEDEQSAGTYKRRTLNLLAHTLRRDSPLRQNALLWRLYLRELFDQPAGNALEQCRKTLYLALEACPFNKAVYLDGAFFAPQELSQLLDLLLEKQLRIHAIPEELEILRDETAVGEAGGTGSLS; this is encoded by the exons ATGTCCCTATTTCCGGCGTATTCCGCCACCACTTCCAGTAGCATTGAAG CCCCTCAACCGCCAGCCCCACAAGAGAACCTGTCCTGGCTAACGAACCAGAGCTTCATTCCGTTCCCCAGCCAGCCACAGCAGGATGCCTCCAGCGATTCCTCCGGTCCGGAGGACCACAAACCTCGACCCTCGTCATCACGCAAGCACAAGAAAAGCAAGAAGAAACACCGCAAACGGAAACGCAGCCGCAGCAGCAGCTCATCCTCGCCGGAAGTCGTCGTGGAACCGGTCCCAGCGGTCAACATCTCCGAGCAGGAGTTTTACACGGACGTGTCCGCGCTGCGCATATACCTGACGGTGGAGACGCTGCACCGGCCGGCCTGTCCCAAGTATCGGCGCGGGTCGTTCCGGGTGTTGGGGGGTGGTGCGGTGGCGAAACCGGTGCCGAGTCAGCGACGGCGGAGTGTGCGGTACTTTAGGCGGGGGAAGAAGGAATTGAACGGGGGTGGTGGTGTGGGTGGGGAAGGGTTGGGTGAGCGGGGTGTTAGGGAGAGGGAGATGGAGCTGGAGAAGGCGGCACGGGCGGATGAGAGCTCCGGGGGGTGGATTGAGTATTTGAGGTTTCGGGAGGAACATCCGGTGCATTTGGACAGCTATCAGAACAGTAAGGGGGAGCTGGCGATTGTGGAGCGGGGGTTGAGGGAACATCCGGACGATCCGAAGCTGTTGGAGCTTTATTTGGGCGGGATCGTGAAGGTTTATCCGACGGATgaggttttggagttgattcAGAAGATGATCGCGAAGGATAATACGAACTTTTTGCTGTGGGAAGCGTTGATCGACAATAAGCAGCTGTCGATGGCGCAGTGTATCGTGCCGAACGTGCTGAAACTGTACGAGAAGAGCGTACGATCGCTGTTTATGGCGAAGCGAAGCGATGAGGTGATGCTAAAATTGTTCAAGAAGTGTGCGTTGTTTTGCCGGCAGGCCGGCCTTTGGGAGATGTTCTTTGGGCTGGTCGAGCTGAACATCGGCATGAACATTAGTTCGAGTTTTGCGGGTGCGAAGTCGCTGTTTAGCTCGCCGGAACATTTCAACCAGCTGATCGAGTATGAGGAGTTGGTGTTAAAGTCGGGACTTCCCATGAACGAGATCTGGTTGAGGGTCGAAAAGCTGCGGAACGCGTTTCACTTTTTGCCCTTTCGAGGGCCGAACATGTGTAGCGATCCGCAGCGCATGGTTCTGCACGAGGACATTGTCGGGTTCGTGTATCCGTTGATCAACAAGGAGTACGCGTTCGATTTGGTGATTTTGATCTTAAAGCTTATGAAGTACCCATTTGAGAGTGTTGCGTTTGAGAGTTGCGGATCGTTTTTTCAGCCGGAGAGCTACGAAGAGGATCACTCCGAGCAACTCTTGCCACTGTTTCTGGATGTAACGAGGAATCGAAAGCACGATCAGATCATCCTGAATCTGATCAAGGAACTCAACACGCCGCCGTCCTTCGTGAACACCAACCTTGCGTTCGAATCCTACCTGGAGCTGCTACGGCAAGTCCTCATCGCCAGCGCTGAATACTTTTCCGACGAGAAGAACATCATCCTGTTGCTGTTCTACCTCAAGCTCGAGCGGATCCTGGTCGTGTTCGATCGCATCTCCGGACACCTCACGGAACCACGTAAGAAAGCCACCCGAAGTCGCGTCAAGAACCTGCTCAAAAAGAGCAAGTACCAGAACGATCTCAACTTCTACATCGAGTACGGCTTGATCGAGTACGAAATGGACGGCCTGGAGTCGAACTGCCTAAATATTTTCGACACCTCCGTGCGCGTGTTCTGTGCCCAGGATGACCTGCTCGCCGACAACGATCTCTACTCGCTCGTGCTCAAATCAGTCGAACTCCTTCTCAAGGAAAACCGCAAGTCCCAAGCGATCTACCTCCTCACCAAACTCGCCCTCAACCCCAAACAGGTCAGCTTCACCTGCTCCGACGCCATCTCCGACCCCACCAAACTCCTAGCCCTGCAAAAGTTCAACGATCGCGTGACCCGCGCCCTCCCCGTCGACGACCAGGTCGAAATCCTCCTCCTGCCGCAATACTTCACCCACTCCTTCCTGATCAACACCCTCAAAGCCTACCTCTACTACCACGCGCTCGTCAAGTCCAAAGCCGAAACCACCCGCAAGCTCGAGGGTTTCCTCTTCCACTTCAACGATCGCGCCAACCCCCGCCAAACCTTCATCCGCGAGCAACTCTTCACCATCTTCCTCACCATCGCGGACTTCCGCCTCGACGAGTTCACCAACACCTGCTTCCTCGCGATCGTCGATCGCGTCCTGCACGAATTCCCCGCCAACCTGACCGCGATCCGTCTCTGCGCCTTCTCCGAGTCCCTCACCTGGTTCCAGCTGCGAACCATCCTCGGCAAACATCTCACCACCAAGTCCGTCCTGCTCCTAGTCACCACCGCACGCATCCGCAACCTCTACTCAACCCAAGAAGACGAACAGTCCGCGGGCACCTACAAACGACGAACCCTCAACCTGCTCGCCCACACCCTCCGTCGCGACTCACCCCTCCGGCAAAACGCCCTCCTCTGGCGACTCTACCTCCGAGAGCTGTTCGATCAACCCGCCGGAAACGCGCTGGAGCAGTGCCGGAAGACGCTGTACCTGGCGCTCGAGGCGTGCCCCTTCAACAAGGCCGTCTATCTGGACGGGGCGTTCTTTGCGCCGCAGGAGCTGTCCCAGCTGTTGGATTTGCTGCTGGAGAAGCAGCTGCGGATTCACGCGATTCCGGAGGAGCTGGAGATACTGCGGGATGAGACGGCGGTGGGGGAGG